One segment of Ochotona princeps isolate mOchPri1 chromosome 28, mOchPri1.hap1, whole genome shotgun sequence DNA contains the following:
- the LOC101535015 gene encoding olfactory receptor 2V1, translated as MGIWLNHSFVDGFILLGIFSHSQIDVVLFSAVMVVFTVALSGNVLLIILICTDPRLHTPMYLFLSQLSLMDLMLVCNIVPAMAANYLSGRKYISFVGCGIQIGFFVSLVGSEGLLLGLMAYDRYVAINHPLHYPILMSKRVCLQIVGSSWAFGILDGIIQMVAALSLPYCGSRNVDHFFCEVPALLKLACVDTSLFDTLLFACCVFMLLLPFSIIVASYANILWAVLHMHSAQARKKALATCSSHLTTVSLFYGAAMFIYLRPRRYRTPSHDKVVSIFYTVLTPMLNPLIYSLRNQEVMGAMRKGLNNCRIGNQH; from the coding sequence ATGGGAATATGGTTGAACCACTCATTTGTGGACGGCTTCATCCTTTTGGGGATCTTTTCTCACAGCCAGATCGATGTGGTCCTCTTCTCTGCAGTTATGGTGGTCTTCACAGTGGCCTTAAGTGGGAATGTTCTCCTCATCATCCTCATCTGCACAGATCCTCGACTTCATACACCTATGTACTTATTCCTTAGTCAACTCTCCCTTATGGATCTCATGTTAGTGTGTAATATCGTGCCAGCGATGGCTGCCAATTACCTGTCTGGCAGAAAGTATATTTCCTTTGTGGGTTGTGGCATACAAATTGGATTTTTTGTGTCTCTTGTTGGATCTGAAGGACTTTTACTGGGACTCATGGCTTATGATCGGTATGTGGCCATTAACCACCCACTTCACTATCCCATCCTCATGAGTAAGAGGGTCTGTCTGCAAATTGTTGGGAGCTCCTGGGCTTTTGGGATACTAGATGGAATAATTCAGATGGTGGCAGCCCTGAGTTTACCCTACTGTGGCTCAAGGAATGTGGATCACTTCTTCTGTGAGGTGCCAGCTTTATTGAAACTGGCCTGTGTAGATACATCCCTGTTTGACACCCTGCTTTTTGCTTGCTGTGTCTTCATGTTGCTTCTTCCATTCTCCATCATTGTGGCCTCCTATGCAAATATCCTGTGGGCTGTACTCCATATGCATTCTGCTCAGGCCCGCAAAAAGGCTTTGGCCACCTGCTCTTCCCATCTGACAACTGTCTCTCTCTTCTATGGGGCAGCCATGTTTATCTACTTAAGGCCTCGGCGCTACCGAACCCCTAGCCATGACAAGGTGGTCTCGATCTTCTACACAGTACTGACTCCTATGCTCAATCCTCTTATTTATAGCTTGAGGAACCAGGAAGTTATGGGCGCAATGAGGAAGGGGCTAAATAATTGCCGAATTGGCAACCAGCACTAA